A single window of Salvia splendens isolate huo1 chromosome 8, SspV2, whole genome shotgun sequence DNA harbors:
- the LOC121744230 gene encoding phosphatidylinositol transfer protein 1-like — MVQIKEFRIVMPLSVEEFQVAQMYMVMKMQQQNTNSTEGVEVLENRPFEDDEIGKGQYTLKIYRLQSKAPSWLTAFAPADALVMQEEAWNAYPRCKSVIKCLYFTRFILTIETIHTADCGLSENVHDLTKEQLAIRQVETLDIASDYNDYWSYIIGASNFDFSQLQSAQTGRGPLLDGWQEQCYPVMTAYKLVTIDAPYWGFGSKLEQALLAGEKALFLESHRNCFGWIDEWYGLNVDMMRELEKQSDSSLNEKLGRPGLVANGEELDRKLNY, encoded by the exons ATGGTTCAGATTAAAGAGTT TCGGATTGTTATGCCGTTATCAGTGGAAGAG TTTCAAGTAGCTCAGATGTACATGGTAATGAAAATGCAGCAACAGAACACCAATTCGACGGAAGGGGTGGAGGTGTTGGAGAACAGACCTTTCGAAGATGATGAAATAGGAAAAGGCCAATACACTTTGAAGATTTATAGGCTGCAAAG CAAAGCTCCTTCTTGGTTAACTGCATTTGCCCCTGCCGATGCTCTTGTGATGCAAGAGGAAGCTTGGAATGCATATCCAAGATGTAAATCAG TTATAAag TGTCTGTATTTCACGAGGTTTATTCTTACTATAGAAACTATTCACACAGCTGACTGTGGTCTCTCTGAAAAT GTGCATGACCTTACTAAAGAGCAATTAGCAATTAGGCAGGTGGAGACTCTCGACATAGCTTCAGATTACAATGATTATTGGAGCTATATAATTGGGGCTAGCAATTTCGATTTTTCTCAGCTTCAATCAGCTCAAACTGGCCGTGGTCCTTTATTAGATGGATGGCAG GAACAATGCTATCCAGTTATGACAGCTTACAAGTTGGTGACAATAGACGCCCCTTACTGGGGCTTCGGCAGTAAACTTGAACAAGCTTTGCTTGCG GGTGAAAAGGCACTCTTCCTTGAAAGTCATAGAAATTGCTTTGGTTGGATCGATGAGTGGTATGGGCTGAATGTGGATATGATGCGTGAACTTGAAAAACAAAGTGACTCTTCTTTAAATGAG AAACTAGGTCGGCCTGGTCTAGTGGCAAATGGGGAGGAATTGGATAGGAAGCTTAACTACTAG
- the LOC121744704 gene encoding probable E3 ubiquitin-protein ligase RNF217 yields TELQGSKSGGEAIEVLGCRKCPHCGGLFCINCKVPWHSNMSCSDFKTGNPSSSNEKKLKSLATENLWRQCPKCSHMVSLSVGCYHIHCRCGHEFCYTCGAEWRNKKATCHCPIWDERNIEYEN; encoded by the exons ACAGAGCTTCAAGGTTCCAAGAGTGGTGGTGAGGCTATTGAAGTATTGGGTTGTAGGAAGTGCCCTCATTGTGGTGGCCTTTTCTGCATCAACTGCAAAGTCCCTTGGCATAGTAATATGAGCTGCTCTGATTTTAAAACCGGTAATCCCAGCTCCAGTAATGAAAAGAAACTGAAGTCATTGGCTACTGAGAATCTCTGGCGTCAATGTCCCAAGTGCAGCCATATGGTTTCACTTTCTGTAGGATGCTACCACATTCACTGCAG GTGTGGGCATGAGTTTTGCTATACATGTGGAGCAGAATGGCGAAACAAGAAAGCTACATGTCATTGTCCTATCTGGGACGAGCGCAACATCGAATATGAAAACTAA
- the LOC121743167 gene encoding uncharacterized protein LOC121743167 isoform X2 produces the protein MADDSDFAFNLQLEEALTASLLDGAISSPNADGVTYDAVFGPALSAALQRDDDLYKYECELLDQYSTKAAEKLLRLDLCRQVHDRAFACEISNIPEEEWRKIGDELQKPYGEGSSSSSNGKCWGFRVYVKGLVQGIAGGVAVVIRDDNGGSVFELSKGLSRKDQIMVGAMVELKALIEGLEAAVMLELKRVTIVTDNRLLYLHITGKSREIRETFAVLSNQIDLLMRKLGNPGASFVTCHDNAFAVELARKAIAFEVNRSAGSSGTKNLMKTCTICLEDTDVDQMLLIAECLHSYCLSCMSKHVHYKLLQGILPKCPDENCKYLLPLDSCRKFLTPELFDMMCQRVKEASIPPAEKIYCPYSRCSTLL, from the exons ATGGCCGACGACTCCGATTTCGCTTTCAATCTCCAGTTGGAAGAAGCACTGACCGCCTCCCTCCTCGACGGTGCCATTTCTTCCCCCAATGCCGACGGAGTCACCTACGACGCTGTTTTCGGCCCCGCTCTGTCGGCTGCCCTCCAGCGCGACGACGATCTCTACAAGTACGAGTGCGAGCTCCTCGACCAGTACAGTACGAAGGCCGCGGAGAAGCTCCTGCGCCTCGACTTGTGCCGCCAGGTCCACGACCGCGCCTTCGCCTGCGAGATTTCCAACATACCGGAGGAGGAGTGGAGGAAAATCGGCGATGAGCTGCAGAAGCCTTACGGAGagggctcctcctcctcatcgaATGGGAAATGTTGGGGATTTAGGGTTTACGTCAAGGGTTTGGTACAGGGGATCGCGGGCGGCGTTGCGGTTGTGATACGTGACGACAATGGCGGATCGGTGTTTGAATTGAGCAAGGGTTTGAGCAGAAAAGATCAGATTATGGTTGGAGCTATGGTAGAGTTGAAAGCTCTGATTGAAGGGCTTGAAGCCGCCGTGATGCTGGAGTTAAAGAGGGTCACTATTGTTACTGATAATCGGTTGCTTTACTTGCAT ATCACTGGAAAATCCCGGGAGATCAGAGAAACTTTTGCTGTGCTATCTAACCAGATAGATCTTCTTATGCGGAAATTAGGCAATCCTGGTGCATCTTTTGTAACTTGCCATGATAATGCATTCGCTGTTGAACTTGCTAGGAAGGCAATTGCATTTGAGGTCAATCGATCAGCAGGAAGCAGTGGCACAAAGAATCTGATGAAGACATGCACAATATGTTTGGAAGATACAGATGTGGATCAGATGCTCTTAATTGCAGAATGTCTGCATAGCTACTGCTTGTCATGTATGTCAAAACATGTCCACTATAAGTTGCTACAGGGAATTCTACCTAAATGCCCCGATGAGAACTGCAAATATCTGTTGCCACTTGATAGTTGCAGAAAGTTCTTGACTCCGGAATTGTTCGACATGATGTGCCAGCGTGTGAAGGAAGCATCAATCCCACCAGCGGAGAAAATTTACTGCCCCTACTCAAGATGTTCTACTTTACTATAA
- the LOC121743167 gene encoding probable E3 ubiquitin-protein ligase ARI9 isoform X1 — protein MADDSEMAYNLQLEEAIAASLLDGAAAPPPATAAYDALIGWEQDAFDDEVEAERLRLDLLRQVHDRALACEIMSVPDEEWLQTGNNLHRPFGEGSSSSSSSNGQNFQFKVYVKGLVERGAGGIGVAICDGNDGLLFELSKGLSGKDQDTKLVDFKALIEGLDAAVMLDLKRITVVTDNPLLYQHITGENTQMIKTAVALSNQIQLLLRKFTKCQPSLVASNVNKSVKLARNAIAFQVNRSAGSSNGKNLTEQCTICLEDTYVDRMFLISSCRHSYCFLCLSKHVQFKLLQGRLPKCPHEKCETELKLESCKEFLTPELLEIMSQRVKEASIPADDKIYCPYPRCSNLLSKKELRGSTYDGLLKCRKCPKCSGNFCIDCQVPWHKDMQCSEFKRRNPNPCNEDKVLESLASRNLWRQCPKCSHMVSLASGCYHIYCRCGHEFCYTCGAEWKNKKATCKCPIWDERNLIYEQNRQQDHWKIPGDQRNFCCAI, from the exons ATGGCGGACGACTCAGAGATGGCGTACAACCTCCAACTCGAAGAAGCCATCGCCGCTTCCCTCCTCGACGGCGCCGCCGCACCTCCTCCAGCCACTGCCGCCTACGACGCCCTCATTGGATGGGAACAGGACGCCTTCGACGACGAGGTGGAGGCCGAGCGTCTCCGCCTCGACCTCCTCCGGCAGGTCCACGACCGCGCCCTGGCCTGCGAGATCATGAGCGTACCGGACGAGGAGTGGCTCCAAACCGGCAACAATTTGCACAGGCCGTTCGGAGAgggctcctcctcgtcgtcgtcttcgaaTGGGCAAAACTTCCAATTCAAGGTTTATGTCAAGGGTTTGGTGGAGCGGGGGGCGGGCGGAATCGGCGTGGCTATTTGCGACGGGAATGATGGTTTGCTGTTCGAGTTGAGTAAGGGTTTGAGCGGCAAAGATCAGGATACGAAATTGGTTGATTTCAAAGCGCTGATTGAAGGCCTTGATGCTGCTGTGATGCTTGATTTGAAGAGGATTACTGTTGTTACCGATAATCCTCTGCTCTATCAACAT ATTACTGGAGAAAACACTCAAATGATAAAAACTGCTGTCGCATTATCTAACCAGATACAACTCCTCCTAAGAAAATTTACAAAGTGTCAACCATCACTTGTTGCCTCTAATGTCAATAAGTCTGTCAAACTTGCTAGGAACGCAATTGCATTTCAGGTTAATCGTTCAGCAGGTAGTAGCAACGGCAAGAATCTGACTGAGCAATGTACTATTTGTTTGGAGGATACTTATGTGGATCGAATGTTCTTAATTTCAAGTTGTCGACATAGCTACTGCTTTTTATGCTTGTCGAAACATGTTCAGTTTAAGTTGCTTCAAGGGAGGCTGCCTAAATGCCCTCACGAGAAATGCGAGACCGAGCTGAAACTTGAAAGCTGCAAAGAGTTTTTAACTCCGGAATTACTTGAAATAATGAGCCAACGAGTGAAGGAAGCATCCATTCCAGCAGATGATAAAATTTATTGCCCTTATCCGAGGTGTTCTAATTTGTTATCAAAAAAAGAGCTTCGAGGATCCACTTACGATGGATTACTCAAATGCAGAAAGTGCCCCAAATGCAGTGGCAATTTTTGCATTGATTGCCAAGTTCCCTGGCATAAAGACATGCAATGCTCTGAGTTTAAAAGGCGAAACCCCAACCCATGTAATGAAGACAAGGTACTAGAGTCTTTGGCTTCTCGGAACCTCTGGCGTCAGTGTCCAAAATGCAGCCATATGGTTTCACTTGCTTCCGGATGCTACCACATTTATTGCAG ATGTGGACATGAGTTCTGCTATACTTGTGGAGCTGAATGGAAAAACAAGAAGGCCACCTGCAAGTGTCCGATCTGGGACGAGCGCAATCTCATATACGAGCAAAATAGACAGCAAG ATCACTGGAAAATCCCGGGAGATCAGAGAAACTTTTGCTGTGCTATCTAA